Proteins co-encoded in one Molothrus aeneus isolate 106 unplaced genomic scaffold, BPBGC_Maene_1.0 scaffold_134, whole genome shotgun sequence genomic window:
- the LRCH4 gene encoding leucine-rich repeat and calponin homology domain-containing protein 4 isoform X1 — protein MAAGAVGAVPAEPLPLPGRLPGGAGTERALEEAEASGTLSLAGRRLRAFPAAAARRWDLSDTTQADLSRNRFGEVPEAACRLVSLEGLSLHHNCLRSVPPAIANLQALAHLDLSRNQLSSLPACLCLLPLRVLNASNNRLARLPPNLGALRTLRQLDVGCNRLRALPPGLGQLRALRDLNVRRNQLAALPEELSELPLVRLDFSCNQVVAIPRCFRRLRHLQTLLADNNPLQFPPAQICLKGKVHVFKYLEAEAAAHPAPACPPDESCPLRQRGGLDSGFHSVDSGSKRWSGNECSDESSEPSRQHREMHGRAACDSDPEQLEEEPSPEEQQSETPEGSRGVPNCRRRPKNLEVWMERERERSRDRTPPRRPPQDPDGAPSPPKPSACCSPSSSSSSSSHSATKPEPRGAAAAAAAGRAGGGPGAAGARGSAAEALGEPPQPPPDAAALRGEAPPPPAPSPRAALRPLLRPPHGAARGRPPRALWLLRDPPKNWGTPPEPWGSPPDLGDPPDPRGGSQSLHLFLSPSPLLSCALTLGKLRQGRGRG, from the exons ATGGCCGCGGGGGCGGTGGGGGCTGTCCCGGCTgagccgctgccgctgccgggCCGCCTGCCTGGAGGAGCCGGCACGGAGCGCGCCCTGGAAGAAGCAGAGGCCTCCGGCACCCTCAGCTTGGCCGGCCGGCGGCTGCGCGCCttcccggcggcggcggcgcggcgctgGGACCTCAGCGATACCACCCAGGCCG ACCTGTCCCGGAACCGTTTCGGGGAGGTGCCGGAGGCCGCCTGCCGCCTGGTCTCTCTGGAAGGGCTGAGCCTGCACCACAACTGCCTGCGCAGCGTCCCCCCGGCCATCGCCAACCTGCAGGCCCTGGCTCACCTGGACCTCAG CCGCAACCAGCTGAGCTCGCTGCCCgcctgcctgtgcctgctgccgCTCCGCGTCCTCAACGCCAGCAACAACCGCCTGGCCCGGCTGCCGCCGAACCTGGGCGCCCTCCGCACGCTGCGGCAGCTG GACGTGGGCTGTAACCGGCTGCGGGCGCTGCcgccggggctggggcagctgcgggcgctgcgggaCCTCAACGTGCGGCGGAACCagctggcagcgctgcccgagG AGCTCTCGGAGCTGCCCCTGGTCCGCCTGGATTTCTCCTGCAACCAGGTGGTGGCGATTCCGCGCTGCTTCCGCCGGCTCCGGCACCTCCAGACCCTCCTGGCGGACAACAACCCGCTCCAGTTcccccctgcccag ATCTGCCTGAAGGGCAAAGTCCACGTCTTCAAGTACCTGGAAGCCGAGGCTGCCGCccatcctgctccagcatg ccccccggATGAGTCGTGTCCCCTCCGGCAGCGAGGGGGGCTGGACTCCGGCTTCCACAGCGTGGACAGCGGCAGCAAGCGCTGGTCGGGGAAcgag TGCTCGGATGAGTCCTCGGAGCCATCCCGGCAGCACAGAGAGATGCACGGCAGGGCAG cctgtGACAGTGACCCggagcagctggaagaggagcCCTCGCCCGAG gagcagcagagtgagacccctgagggcagcag ggggGTCCCCAACTGCCGGCGGCGCCCCAAGAACCTGGAGGTGtggatggagagagagagagagaggagccGGGACAG gacccccccccggagacccccccaggaccccgacggagcccccagccccccaaaacccagcgcctgctgcagcccttcctcctcctcctcttcctcctcccacagTGCCACCAAGCCAG AGCCTCGAGGCGCTGCTGCAGCTGCGGCTGCCGGACGAGCTGGGgggggacctggagctgctggggcgcGTGGCAGCGCGGCTGAAGCCCTGGGCG agcccccccagcccccgccGGACGCCGCCGCCCTCCGAG GTGAagcccccccacccccggcGCCCTCCCCCCGGGCTGCTCTTCGCCCTCTTCTACGGCCTCCTCATGGTGCTGCTCGTGGCCGCCCACCGCGCGCTCTTTGGCTGCTgagggacccccccaaaaactgGGGAACCCCCCCAGAACCTTGGGGGAGCCCCCCGGACCTGGgggaccccccagacccccggGGAGGGTCCCAATCTTTGCACCTTTTCTTGTCCCCTTCACCCCTTTTGTCTTGTGCCTTAAcgctggggaaactgaggcagggaagggggaggggcTGA
- the LRCH4 gene encoding leucine-rich repeat and calponin homology domain-containing protein 4 isoform X2, with product MAAGAVGAVPAEPLPLPGRLPGGAGTERALEEAEASGTLSLAGRRLRAFPAAAARRWDLSDTTQADLSRNRFGEVPEAACRLVSLEGLSLHHNCLRSVPPAIANLQALAHLDLSRNQLSSLPACLCLLPLRVLNASNNRLARLPPNLGALRTLRQLDVGCNRLRALPPGLGQLRALRDLNVRRNQLAALPEELSELPLVRLDFSCNQVVAIPRCFRRLRHLQTLLADNNPLQFPPAQICLKGKVHVFKYLEAEAAAHPAPACPPDESCPLRQRGGLDSGFHSVDSGSKRWSGNECSDESSEPSRQHREMHGRAACDSDPEQLEEEPSPEEQQSETPEGSRGVPNCRRRPKNLEVWMERERERSRDRTPPRRPPQDPDGAPSPPKPSACCSPSSSSSSSSHSATKPEPRGAAAAAAAGRAGGGPGAAGARGSAAEALGGEAPPPPAPSPRAALRPLLRPPHGAARGRPPRALWLLRDPPKNWGTPPEPWGSPPDLGDPPDPRGGSQSLHLFLSPSPLLSCALTLGKLRQGRGRG from the exons ATGGCCGCGGGGGCGGTGGGGGCTGTCCCGGCTgagccgctgccgctgccgggCCGCCTGCCTGGAGGAGCCGGCACGGAGCGCGCCCTGGAAGAAGCAGAGGCCTCCGGCACCCTCAGCTTGGCCGGCCGGCGGCTGCGCGCCttcccggcggcggcggcgcggcgctgGGACCTCAGCGATACCACCCAGGCCG ACCTGTCCCGGAACCGTTTCGGGGAGGTGCCGGAGGCCGCCTGCCGCCTGGTCTCTCTGGAAGGGCTGAGCCTGCACCACAACTGCCTGCGCAGCGTCCCCCCGGCCATCGCCAACCTGCAGGCCCTGGCTCACCTGGACCTCAG CCGCAACCAGCTGAGCTCGCTGCCCgcctgcctgtgcctgctgccgCTCCGCGTCCTCAACGCCAGCAACAACCGCCTGGCCCGGCTGCCGCCGAACCTGGGCGCCCTCCGCACGCTGCGGCAGCTG GACGTGGGCTGTAACCGGCTGCGGGCGCTGCcgccggggctggggcagctgcgggcgctgcgggaCCTCAACGTGCGGCGGAACCagctggcagcgctgcccgagG AGCTCTCGGAGCTGCCCCTGGTCCGCCTGGATTTCTCCTGCAACCAGGTGGTGGCGATTCCGCGCTGCTTCCGCCGGCTCCGGCACCTCCAGACCCTCCTGGCGGACAACAACCCGCTCCAGTTcccccctgcccag ATCTGCCTGAAGGGCAAAGTCCACGTCTTCAAGTACCTGGAAGCCGAGGCTGCCGCccatcctgctccagcatg ccccccggATGAGTCGTGTCCCCTCCGGCAGCGAGGGGGGCTGGACTCCGGCTTCCACAGCGTGGACAGCGGCAGCAAGCGCTGGTCGGGGAAcgag TGCTCGGATGAGTCCTCGGAGCCATCCCGGCAGCACAGAGAGATGCACGGCAGGGCAG cctgtGACAGTGACCCggagcagctggaagaggagcCCTCGCCCGAG gagcagcagagtgagacccctgagggcagcag ggggGTCCCCAACTGCCGGCGGCGCCCCAAGAACCTGGAGGTGtggatggagagagagagagagaggagccGGGACAG gacccccccccggagacccccccaggaccccgacggagcccccagccccccaaaacccagcgcctgctgcagcccttcctcctcctcctcttcctcctcccacagTGCCACCAAGCCAG AGCCTCGAGGCGCTGCTGCAGCTGCGGCTGCCGGACGAGCTGGGgggggacctggagctgctggggcgcGTGGCAGCGCGGCTGAAGCCCTGGGCG GTGAagcccccccacccccggcGCCCTCCCCCCGGGCTGCTCTTCGCCCTCTTCTACGGCCTCCTCATGGTGCTGCTCGTGGCCGCCCACCGCGCGCTCTTTGGCTGCTgagggacccccccaaaaactgGGGAACCCCCCCAGAACCTTGGGGGAGCCCCCCGGACCTGGgggaccccccagacccccggGGAGGGTCCCAATCTTTGCACCTTTTCTTGTCCCCTTCACCCCTTTTGTCTTGTGCCTTAAcgctggggaaactgaggcagggaagggggaggggcTGA
- the LRCH4 gene encoding leucine-rich repeat and calponin homology domain-containing protein 4 isoform X4, which yields MAAGAVGAVPAEPLPLPGRLPGGAGTERALEEAEASGTLSLAGRRLRAFPAAAARRWDLSDTTQADLSRNRFGEVPEAACRLVSLEGLSLHHNCLRSVPPAIANLQALAHLDLSRNQLSSLPACLCLLPLRVLNASNNRLARLPPNLGALRTLRQLDVGCNRLRALPPGLGQLRALRDLNVRRNQLAALPEELSELPLVRLDFSCNQVVAIPRCFRRLRHLQTLLADNNPLQFPPAQICLKGKVHVFKYLEAEAAAHPAPACPPDESCPLRQRGGLDSGFHSVDSGSKRWSGNECSDESSEPSRQHREMHGRAACDSDPEQLEEEPSPEEQQSETPEGSRGVPNCRRRPKNLEVWMERERERSRDRTPPRRPPQDPDGAPSPPKPSACCSPSSSSSSSSHSATKPAPPDPDQLMAELRQSLEALLQLRLPDELGGDLELLGRVAARLKPWAVKPPHPRRPPPGLLFALFYGLLMVLLVAAHRALFGC from the exons ATGGCCGCGGGGGCGGTGGGGGCTGTCCCGGCTgagccgctgccgctgccgggCCGCCTGCCTGGAGGAGCCGGCACGGAGCGCGCCCTGGAAGAAGCAGAGGCCTCCGGCACCCTCAGCTTGGCCGGCCGGCGGCTGCGCGCCttcccggcggcggcggcgcggcgctgGGACCTCAGCGATACCACCCAGGCCG ACCTGTCCCGGAACCGTTTCGGGGAGGTGCCGGAGGCCGCCTGCCGCCTGGTCTCTCTGGAAGGGCTGAGCCTGCACCACAACTGCCTGCGCAGCGTCCCCCCGGCCATCGCCAACCTGCAGGCCCTGGCTCACCTGGACCTCAG CCGCAACCAGCTGAGCTCGCTGCCCgcctgcctgtgcctgctgccgCTCCGCGTCCTCAACGCCAGCAACAACCGCCTGGCCCGGCTGCCGCCGAACCTGGGCGCCCTCCGCACGCTGCGGCAGCTG GACGTGGGCTGTAACCGGCTGCGGGCGCTGCcgccggggctggggcagctgcgggcgctgcgggaCCTCAACGTGCGGCGGAACCagctggcagcgctgcccgagG AGCTCTCGGAGCTGCCCCTGGTCCGCCTGGATTTCTCCTGCAACCAGGTGGTGGCGATTCCGCGCTGCTTCCGCCGGCTCCGGCACCTCCAGACCCTCCTGGCGGACAACAACCCGCTCCAGTTcccccctgcccag ATCTGCCTGAAGGGCAAAGTCCACGTCTTCAAGTACCTGGAAGCCGAGGCTGCCGCccatcctgctccagcatg ccccccggATGAGTCGTGTCCCCTCCGGCAGCGAGGGGGGCTGGACTCCGGCTTCCACAGCGTGGACAGCGGCAGCAAGCGCTGGTCGGGGAAcgag TGCTCGGATGAGTCCTCGGAGCCATCCCGGCAGCACAGAGAGATGCACGGCAGGGCAG cctgtGACAGTGACCCggagcagctggaagaggagcCCTCGCCCGAG gagcagcagagtgagacccctgagggcagcag ggggGTCCCCAACTGCCGGCGGCGCCCCAAGAACCTGGAGGTGtggatggagagagagagagagaggagccGGGACAG gacccccccccggagacccccccaggaccccgacggagcccccagccccccaaaacccagcgcctgctgcagcccttcctcctcctcctcttcctcctcccacagTGCCACCAAGCCAG cccccccagaccccGACCAGCTGATGGCTGAGCTGCGACAG AGCCTCGAGGCGCTGCTGCAGCTGCGGCTGCCGGACGAGCTGGGgggggacctggagctgctggggcgcGTGGCAGCGCGGCTGAAGCCCTGGGCG GTGAagcccccccacccccggcGCCCTCCCCCCGGGCTGCTCTTCGCCCTCTTCTACGGCCTCCTCATGGTGCTGCTCGTGGCCGCCCACCGCGCGCTCTTTGGCTGCTga
- the LRCH4 gene encoding leucine-rich repeat and calponin homology domain-containing protein 4 isoform X3, whose translation MAAGAVGAVPAEPLPLPGRLPGGAGTERALEEAEASGTLSLAGRRLRAFPAAAARRWDLSDTTQADLSRNRFGEVPEAACRLVSLEGLSLHHNCLRSVPPAIANLQALAHLDLSRNQLSSLPACLCLLPLRVLNASNNRLARLPPNLGALRTLRQLDVGCNRLRALPPGLGQLRALRDLNVRRNQLAALPEELSELPLVRLDFSCNQVVAIPRCFRRLRHLQTLLADNNPLQFPPAQICLKGKVHVFKYLEAEAAAHPAPACPPDESCPLRQRGGLDSGFHSVDSGSKRWSGNECSDESSEPSRQHREMHGRAACDSDPEQLEEEPSPEEQQSETPEGSRGVPNCRRRPKNLEVWMERERERSRDRTPPRRPPQDPDGAPSPPKPSACCSPSSSSSSSSHSATKPAPPDPDQLMAELRQSLEALLQLRLPDELGGDLELLGRVAARLKPWASPPSPRRTPPPSEVKPPHPRRPPPGLLFALFYGLLMVLLVAAHRALFGC comes from the exons ATGGCCGCGGGGGCGGTGGGGGCTGTCCCGGCTgagccgctgccgctgccgggCCGCCTGCCTGGAGGAGCCGGCACGGAGCGCGCCCTGGAAGAAGCAGAGGCCTCCGGCACCCTCAGCTTGGCCGGCCGGCGGCTGCGCGCCttcccggcggcggcggcgcggcgctgGGACCTCAGCGATACCACCCAGGCCG ACCTGTCCCGGAACCGTTTCGGGGAGGTGCCGGAGGCCGCCTGCCGCCTGGTCTCTCTGGAAGGGCTGAGCCTGCACCACAACTGCCTGCGCAGCGTCCCCCCGGCCATCGCCAACCTGCAGGCCCTGGCTCACCTGGACCTCAG CCGCAACCAGCTGAGCTCGCTGCCCgcctgcctgtgcctgctgccgCTCCGCGTCCTCAACGCCAGCAACAACCGCCTGGCCCGGCTGCCGCCGAACCTGGGCGCCCTCCGCACGCTGCGGCAGCTG GACGTGGGCTGTAACCGGCTGCGGGCGCTGCcgccggggctggggcagctgcgggcgctgcgggaCCTCAACGTGCGGCGGAACCagctggcagcgctgcccgagG AGCTCTCGGAGCTGCCCCTGGTCCGCCTGGATTTCTCCTGCAACCAGGTGGTGGCGATTCCGCGCTGCTTCCGCCGGCTCCGGCACCTCCAGACCCTCCTGGCGGACAACAACCCGCTCCAGTTcccccctgcccag ATCTGCCTGAAGGGCAAAGTCCACGTCTTCAAGTACCTGGAAGCCGAGGCTGCCGCccatcctgctccagcatg ccccccggATGAGTCGTGTCCCCTCCGGCAGCGAGGGGGGCTGGACTCCGGCTTCCACAGCGTGGACAGCGGCAGCAAGCGCTGGTCGGGGAAcgag TGCTCGGATGAGTCCTCGGAGCCATCCCGGCAGCACAGAGAGATGCACGGCAGGGCAG cctgtGACAGTGACCCggagcagctggaagaggagcCCTCGCCCGAG gagcagcagagtgagacccctgagggcagcag ggggGTCCCCAACTGCCGGCGGCGCCCCAAGAACCTGGAGGTGtggatggagagagagagagagaggagccGGGACAG gacccccccccggagacccccccaggaccccgacggagcccccagccccccaaaacccagcgcctgctgcagcccttcctcctcctcctcttcctcctcccacagTGCCACCAAGCCAG cccccccagaccccGACCAGCTGATGGCTGAGCTGCGACAG AGCCTCGAGGCGCTGCTGCAGCTGCGGCTGCCGGACGAGCTGGGgggggacctggagctgctggggcgcGTGGCAGCGCGGCTGAAGCCCTGGGCG agcccccccagcccccgccGGACGCCGCCGCCCTCCGAG GTGAagcccccccacccccggcGCCCTCCCCCCGGGCTGCTCTTCGCCCTCTTCTACGGCCTCCTCATGGTGCTGCTCGTGGCCGCCCACCGCGCGCTCTTTGGCTGCTga
- the LRCH4 gene encoding leucine-rich repeat and calponin homology domain-containing protein 4 isoform X5, producing MAAGAVGAVPAEPLPLPGRLPGGAGTERALEEAEASGTLSLAGRRLRAFPAAAARRWDLSDTTQADLSRNRFGEVPEAACRLVSLEGLSLHHNCLRSVPPAIANLQALAHLDLSRNQLSSLPACLCLLPLRVLNASNNRLARLPPNLGALRTLRQLDVGCNRLRALPPGLGQLRALRDLNVRRNQLAALPEELSELPLVRLDFSCNQVVAIPRCFRRLRHLQTLLADNNPLQFPPAQICLKGKVHVFKYLEAEAAAHPAPACPPDESCPLRQRGGLDSGFHSVDSGSKRWSGNECSDESSEPSRQHREMHGRAACDSDPEQLEEEPSPEGGPQLPAAPQEPGGVDGEREREEPGQDPPPETPPGPRRSPQPPKTQRLLQPFLLLLFLLPQCHQARASRRCCSCGCRTSWGGTWSCWGAWQRG from the exons ATGGCCGCGGGGGCGGTGGGGGCTGTCCCGGCTgagccgctgccgctgccgggCCGCCTGCCTGGAGGAGCCGGCACGGAGCGCGCCCTGGAAGAAGCAGAGGCCTCCGGCACCCTCAGCTTGGCCGGCCGGCGGCTGCGCGCCttcccggcggcggcggcgcggcgctgGGACCTCAGCGATACCACCCAGGCCG ACCTGTCCCGGAACCGTTTCGGGGAGGTGCCGGAGGCCGCCTGCCGCCTGGTCTCTCTGGAAGGGCTGAGCCTGCACCACAACTGCCTGCGCAGCGTCCCCCCGGCCATCGCCAACCTGCAGGCCCTGGCTCACCTGGACCTCAG CCGCAACCAGCTGAGCTCGCTGCCCgcctgcctgtgcctgctgccgCTCCGCGTCCTCAACGCCAGCAACAACCGCCTGGCCCGGCTGCCGCCGAACCTGGGCGCCCTCCGCACGCTGCGGCAGCTG GACGTGGGCTGTAACCGGCTGCGGGCGCTGCcgccggggctggggcagctgcgggcgctgcgggaCCTCAACGTGCGGCGGAACCagctggcagcgctgcccgagG AGCTCTCGGAGCTGCCCCTGGTCCGCCTGGATTTCTCCTGCAACCAGGTGGTGGCGATTCCGCGCTGCTTCCGCCGGCTCCGGCACCTCCAGACCCTCCTGGCGGACAACAACCCGCTCCAGTTcccccctgcccag ATCTGCCTGAAGGGCAAAGTCCACGTCTTCAAGTACCTGGAAGCCGAGGCTGCCGCccatcctgctccagcatg ccccccggATGAGTCGTGTCCCCTCCGGCAGCGAGGGGGGCTGGACTCCGGCTTCCACAGCGTGGACAGCGGCAGCAAGCGCTGGTCGGGGAAcgag TGCTCGGATGAGTCCTCGGAGCCATCCCGGCAGCACAGAGAGATGCACGGCAGGGCAG cctgtGACAGTGACCCggagcagctggaagaggagcCCTCGCCCGAG ggggGTCCCCAACTGCCGGCGGCGCCCCAAGAACCTGGAGGTGtggatggagagagagagagagaggagccGGGACAG gacccccccccggagacccccccaggaccccgacggagcccccagccccccaaaacccagcgcctgctgcagcccttcctcctcctcctcttcctcctcccacagTGCCACCAAGCCAG AGCCTCGAGGCGCTGCTGCAGCTGCGGCTGCCGGACGAGCTGGGgggggacctggagctgctggggcgcGTGGCAGCGCGGCTGA
- the LRCH4 gene encoding leucine-rich repeat and calponin homology domain-containing protein 4 isoform X6 translates to MAAGAVGAVPAEPLPLPGRLPGGAGTERALEEAEASGTLSLAGRRLRAFPAAAARRWDLSDTTQADLSRNRFGEVPEAACRLVSLEGLSLHHNCLRSVPPAIANLQALAHLDLSRNQLSSLPACLCLLPLRVLNASNNRLARLPPNLGALRTLRQLDVGCNRLRALPPGLGQLRALRDLNVRRNQLAALPEELSELPLVRLDFSCNQVVAIPRCFRRLRHLQTLLADNNPLQFPPAQICLKGKVHVFKYLEAEAAAHPAPACPPDESCPLRQRGGLDSGFHSVDSGSKRWSGNECSDESSEPSRQHREMHGRAACDSDPEQLEEEPSPEGGPQLPAAPQEPGGVDGEREREEPGQDPPPETPPGPRRSPQPPKTQRLLQPFLLLLFLLPQCHQASPPRPRPADG, encoded by the exons ATGGCCGCGGGGGCGGTGGGGGCTGTCCCGGCTgagccgctgccgctgccgggCCGCCTGCCTGGAGGAGCCGGCACGGAGCGCGCCCTGGAAGAAGCAGAGGCCTCCGGCACCCTCAGCTTGGCCGGCCGGCGGCTGCGCGCCttcccggcggcggcggcgcggcgctgGGACCTCAGCGATACCACCCAGGCCG ACCTGTCCCGGAACCGTTTCGGGGAGGTGCCGGAGGCCGCCTGCCGCCTGGTCTCTCTGGAAGGGCTGAGCCTGCACCACAACTGCCTGCGCAGCGTCCCCCCGGCCATCGCCAACCTGCAGGCCCTGGCTCACCTGGACCTCAG CCGCAACCAGCTGAGCTCGCTGCCCgcctgcctgtgcctgctgccgCTCCGCGTCCTCAACGCCAGCAACAACCGCCTGGCCCGGCTGCCGCCGAACCTGGGCGCCCTCCGCACGCTGCGGCAGCTG GACGTGGGCTGTAACCGGCTGCGGGCGCTGCcgccggggctggggcagctgcgggcgctgcgggaCCTCAACGTGCGGCGGAACCagctggcagcgctgcccgagG AGCTCTCGGAGCTGCCCCTGGTCCGCCTGGATTTCTCCTGCAACCAGGTGGTGGCGATTCCGCGCTGCTTCCGCCGGCTCCGGCACCTCCAGACCCTCCTGGCGGACAACAACCCGCTCCAGTTcccccctgcccag ATCTGCCTGAAGGGCAAAGTCCACGTCTTCAAGTACCTGGAAGCCGAGGCTGCCGCccatcctgctccagcatg ccccccggATGAGTCGTGTCCCCTCCGGCAGCGAGGGGGGCTGGACTCCGGCTTCCACAGCGTGGACAGCGGCAGCAAGCGCTGGTCGGGGAAcgag TGCTCGGATGAGTCCTCGGAGCCATCCCGGCAGCACAGAGAGATGCACGGCAGGGCAG cctgtGACAGTGACCCggagcagctggaagaggagcCCTCGCCCGAG ggggGTCCCCAACTGCCGGCGGCGCCCCAAGAACCTGGAGGTGtggatggagagagagagagagaggagccGGGACAG gacccccccccggagacccccccaggaccccgacggagcccccagccccccaaaacccagcgcctgctgcagcccttcctcctcctcctcttcctcctcccacagTGCCACCAAGCCAG cccccccagaccccGACCAGCTGATGGCTGA